Part of the Leifsonia soli genome is shown below.
CTACAGCCTGAACAACCTCCTGCTGATCCTCTCCCAGAACCCCAAGGCGACCATCGTCGCCGGCTTCCGACAGTGGCAGACCAAGGGACGACAAGTTCGTAAAGGCGAGAAGGCGATCAAGATCTTCGGCTACCGCGAGAGGAAGGCCAGCCGCGACGACGACACAGACGAGACCGAAGGCGAACAACGAGTGGTGCGCTACTTCCCCACCCTTTCCGTGTTCGACATTGCACAGACTGACCCAATCGAAGAAGCCGAACCCCTCCCCCAGAACCCAACCCGCCGCCTAACCGGCCACGACGACCACGGCGTCATCGCTCCCCTGACCACGCACCTCCAAGCCAACGGATGGAGTGTCCAACGCGCACCGCTCATGAACGCGAGCGGGTACACGGATCCCGGACTGCACCGGGTGACCATGGCGGAAAACCTGGCGATGGAGCACGCGGCCAAGACACTCATTCACGAGACCGCGCATATCGAGCTGCGCCACGTCGAGGATCTCGACGAGTACCGCGCCCACCGGGGGCGGATGGAGGTGGAAGCCGAATCGGTCGCCTACATCGTCGCGGGCCTGTCCGGGTTCGATACCAGCGCGTACAGCATCGGCTACCTAACGGGCTGGGCCGGCGAGGACACGGCCCTCGTTCGAGACACGGCCGCGCGAGTACTAGAGGCAGCGCACACGATTTCGGCGGTCGTGGAAAAGCCTCACTAGGCCGTCAGCCGCACCGCGAAGAGAGCCCCGATCCACTCGGATCGGGGCTCTTCGCCGTCGGGGAACGGAACCGCGTTGAAGCGGCTCGAAGAACAGATCGGGCGAGACGTGGTGAAAAAGACGCCAAGCGAAGAAACGGGAACAACAAGAGGAGGACGCAGATCGGGAGAACCCAAATACAACGGCCAAGGCTAGAACCGACGGAGCAAGAAGCGAATGGCCGGCAAAGAGCGAATGCACGCAGGCACTTAAGTGAAACGGCCTGCGCCAGGCCCGGTTTCAGAGGGCTCCCGCGTCAACACGACTTGCCCCATCCTCCCGGGCGTTCGACGCAGAGCGGTCCGCATCGCGCAACTCTGATCCCCGTGGACAACGGTCTCTACTTGCGGCTGTGCAACTTGGCGACGCCGGGTGTCTGAGTACTGGCCCCGCGTCGTAACCCGAGACGATGACGAGGCCACATTCATAGCAGCATGCCGACGGTCGAGGACGCCGCAGGCGGCGCGGTACTCATGAGGTTTGAGGGCCTTTCCGCCGATCGATCGTAGCTCCCTCCCGGTGCTCCGTGCCGGGCTTTCGCGGCATATGCTCACTCCGCTCCGCTATTCCACAGACCCGGCACTGCGCACCTCCCACTCGCTTTCGATCACTCGCCGGAAAGGCGCTCAAAACGATCGACCGTGGGAGTGAGTGGGATGCGGGTTTTCATCATCGACACCAGCAACATGGCACCGGAACTTCAGGGCGGACTCATCGGCGTGGAAGGGTCCTCGAACCCGACCGCGGCGGAGAAGCAGGAATGCGTTGAGACCGTCAGTATGTACGCGGTGGACGGATGGGCGATCGCCGCCGACCCGCACACTGCGATCGGCTGGCTCGCCGCCCTCACCGCGGAGACGGCGTGCGTGCCCTTCGTTAACCTCACCCGGCTCGCTCTGGGTCAACCCGCGCGGCAGCCCGCTCATCTCTGACCTACCGGCTGTCGACTCTGTCACGCGGCCGGGATACTTGGCGTGTTGGGAAGCCGGAATGCCCGGCCGCGGGATGTGGTCGGGCGGTGACCGGATTGCACGAATTTCAGATTTGCGCGTCAAAACCGGCTGGCAAACACAACGTGTAGGTATGAGGGCACCCGTTTCGGGAACCGCACCGCGGCGCAGTTCGCCGTCGGCTGCGCTGGCAAGCTCGCCGGATTCACCGCAGAAGCGCCCTGCACGCCCCTCGTCCACCTCTGCCACCGCAGGATCGAACAAGCTGGGGCGCAGTCGTCTCAAGCCCGCGTCGGTGGTTGGACGGACGATGATCGCGTGGCCTCCCGACGCGGATCACGACCGGGAGAAACGGCCCGATTTCAATACTTTTCTAGCGGGTTTCGGACTTTCGGGCCATATGCGCGCCAAAACCACCTTGGAACCGGAAGTTCTAAGTAGAAGGACATTTATTCGAAAGGACAGAACTGTCCAGTTTCGGAAAGCCCAGGACGCGGAACGCGGGAGGTGAGTGCAGGTGCGAGGTGGAGTAGCCAGGTGGAAGCGAGGGCAGCAGTCCCACGGGGTCAAGCAAGCGGTCAACTACGCCTTCAGCGGCGTTTGTGATGCCACAATCACCGCCAAGACCGCCGATGGCGTCATCGCCGTCGCCGGCTACGCCGACGCCGACGCCGTGATGACCCGATACATCGTCGAGAACGGTGCCATCCGCGACGACCTCCTCACCCGCGACCAGCTCAAAACCTGGGTCGACGGACTCGACCCGCTCACCGGCGAGCGTCGTGGCCGCGATCTCGAGTCCCCGGTCGCGGACCTGATTCTGGATGCGACGATCAACGCGCCCAAGTCGTTCTCGATCGCCGCCATGCTCGACCCGGACCTGGCCGCCGCGTACGAAGACCTCCAAGACCGCCTCCGGGATCGGATTGTGAAGCTATGGCAGTCCGAGCTCAACGCCCGCCGCGGCAAAGGCGGCGCCATCCGCGAAGACCTGCTCCGGATCGAGGTCGTCGAACTCCGGCACGAGCGATCCCGATCGTTGGATCCGCACAAGCACCGCCACCTATGGTTGAACGTCAAAGTCCAAGGGGTGGACGGTAAGTGGTCGAATATCGACACCCGGGTGGCATTGCGGTTCCAGAACGTGATCAACGCCGAAGGCGACCTCTCCTCCCGCACCGACCCTGCCTGGATCCACGCTCTCGCCGCCAAAGGGTTCACCCTCAACGAGGACGGGGAGATCACCCAACTGCAGCACCTGGTGCGACCGTTGTCGAAGCGGTCCGCGCAGATCGAAGCCAACAAGGTCACCCGCACGGCCTGGTGGAAGCAACAGCACCCAGGCCAGGAACCCTCGCATGATGTGCTCAACCAGATCGACCGGTGGGCGTGGGCCACCGGTCGGCCGAACAAGCCGAGCGACTTGAACGAGGACGACTGGGCAGAGGTCATCCAACAAGAACTCCTGACGACGGACCCCGCTCTCCGACAGGAGCGCGCCCCAATCGATGTTGCCTCAGCGTCGCTCGCGGATCTCGACCTCGAACTACTCGCCGCGAAAGCCATCGTCGACGCCGACGCCCGATCGACCGGCACCGGTGGACGCTTCAGCATGATGGACCTGCAGGCAGGGACTATCCGCGCCATCGCCGCCACCGGCGTCATCGCCGAGCACACCGAGCTGGCAGCGCTAGCCGGCCAGGTCGTCGCCTCGACACGTGCGCTCACCGTCACGCTGCTCGACGAACCCGATGTCCCCGCACACATCAAGTCGCGAATGGCGACCTCCACCGCAGCGCTGAAGGCCACGATCGCCACCCGAATCGAAGCTCTATCAGCGCCTGGCGTCGCGGCCCCCACCGAGGAGATCACTGCGATCGCTCACGCGCTCGACCCCGGGCGACTCCTGGACAGCGATCAAACAGACGGCGCATCCGCCATCGCAGGGACTGCGACTGTCGTGGCCATCACTGGAGCCGCCGGCACCGGCAAAACCACCATGCTGAACGTCGCCGGAGCCACTCTGCGCCGGCATGGACGGAACATGATCATCGTCGCCCCCACCAAGAAGGCCTCCACGGTCGCAGGACGCGAAACAAGCAGCGCTGCCTCTAGCCTCCATCAGCTCCTGCATGATCAGGGCTGGCGATGGAACACCGGCAGCGCCGGAAACACCGAATGGACTCGCCTCCTGCTTGGTGAGATCGACCCTACGACTGGCCAGCAATACCGGGGGCCGCGCCTCCGGATTCGGCCTGGCGACCGGATCGTCGTCGACGAGGCCGGCATGCTCGAGCTCCAGGCCGCCAACGCCCTCATCGACGTCATCCACCGCACCGGCGCCAGCGTCGCGGTCGTCGGGGACGACTGCCAAGCACTCCCAGTAGGACACTCTGGGGCCATGGCGCTCTTTCGCCGATCTGCGTTCGAGAAGGTACAGCTCACCCAGATCCACCGATTCCGTGACCCCGACTGGGCCGACGTGTCGGCGCGCCTGCGCGATTCCAACGGGCCCGTTGAGTCGCGAGGGATCGCGGAGCAACTGGAGCATAGCGGGCATCTCACGCACGTGACCAGCGAAGCAGAAGCACACCAAGCGATGGTGGCCGCTTGGCTCGACTCATCGCGGAGGGCGGAGTCGATCGCGCTTGTCACTGCAACACACGCCGAAGCTCAACACATCAGCGAGGCAATTCAGGCTCAGCGCATCGCCTCTGGCGCGATCGATTCCCGCCGTTTCGTTCTAGGACAATCGGAACAGCCAGTCTTCGTCGGAGACGTGGTTCAGACCCGACGAAACGACACGCGCACTGGCGTAGAGAACAGGCAGAACTGGGTCGTGAGAAGCATTTCGGACGAGCACCTCACGCTGGCATCAGTCAGCGACTCGTCTGTCCTTCGACGGATCACCCACGACTATGCGAGTTCCCACCTCCACCTGGGCTACGCCAGCACCGTCTACGGGGTTCAAGGCGAAACTACCGATCGGGCCCTAGTGGGACCGGGCGTAGATGCTGCGGGGCTATACGTCGGACTCACCCGCGGTCGCTTGCAGAATGACGTCATCGTTATCGCTGCCACCGTTGAAGCAGCCAAGACGGAGCTCGCCGCCACGATGCAACGCCAGTCGACTGAGGTCACGATCGAGGAGTCCCGCGCGGCGGCGAAGCTCGAGCTCTGGCGTGCGGCGCAAGACGATCGAGCTCGTCCTAGAGCAGTGGCGCAAGTCTCGTCGCCGACTCTGGCTCGCTAGCCGTTTGGAGACGCGCTATGGGGCGGCCAAGCCATTTGCGACAATGGCTCGACCGCGCTCGTTCCAGCCATCTAGCGCACTGTCCCGGGCTCGAAAATTGAGAAGTGCAACGCCAAGCTCGTCCGCGCGTTTCTGAGCCAGAGGGCGCACGCCGCCTCGTAGGAAGACCAACGGAATGCGCCCATCCTCTGCTGCCAAGCTTGCCGCTCTCTCGATGGCTGCAACCTCGACATTTCCGCGACCGTTATCGACCCAACCCAAGTAACGCGTGCTGTACAAATCGCAGCTCTGCTTGGCGCTACCTTGAGCCACGAGCGCGTCGGAAGCACCCAGATAGACCATCCAGTCTCGGCAGAGACCAATAGCGTCCTCGTCCGATACTCCGAACGGCCTTGGCAGTGGTGGATCTGTGGTCACAACCCAAGTGTCTATCGAACGTCCGGGGATGCGCACCGCCTGGTACAGCAACTACACAGTCACTAATGCTCGTAGGTCGCCGAACAGGAGGAGCTGCTGCTCGCCGACTCTTCGCCTCTTTCGAAGCGGGCGTATCTCTGCCACCGAGAACGCCGCCTAAGCATGAGTAGGAGAGTTAGCCAAATCGCCAAGCATGTCATCGACGATGTCGATAACGGACTGGGCATCCTCCCCAGCGATTGAGCGAATAGTCGATTCGTATGATGCCCGCAGTGTCGCGCGTGAATTCGCGGGCAGGTCGATCAAGTAAAGAAAGGCACCGGCCCCGCCGAGAGCGTCGGCAACGCCGAACACGCTTCGAATACTCGCCTGAGTCCGCGCCGCAGATTCTGGCATCTGCCGTGTTGCTTGCATAACGCCGTCTAGCGCCAGCAGGACCGTGTAGGCAAGAACTACCCCGGCCGCACGCGGGCGGCCCTCGTCGAGCCAAGTCCTTGCCGAGAGATACAGTTTGTTGGAAAACGACTTTTGAAGACCTGACTTCTGGGCGGCACGAGCGAACCGGTCTAACTCCCGTTTGAACGGTCGCCATTCACCGAGGCGCGCTAAGGAGTCGAGCGCGAAAGCTTGATACTCGCCCGCGTCGCGCTCTTCAACAAGCCCGACACACTCCACCCACAACCGATGCGATTCTTCGTACTTTCCCCGGGCGTAGCTGATGCTGGCCGCCGAGCTCTTTGCTCGAGCAAGTGCATCCCTTGAACTACTACGCTCGGCCCGAATAAGCGCTTGTCCTGATGCCTTTTCTGCGGTTTCCAGGTCGCCTTCATCCACCCAGGAGTTGGCGACAGATGACCAAGCGCTAGCGGCCGAGGCATCATCACCCAACTCGACAGAAAGCCGCGCGGACCGTTCCAGGTATTCACGAGCGAGCGTGTTCGCGTCTTGGCGAACGTGGATCTCCCCCAAATTGCCCGTCGCCAGTGCGGCCAACACTCGGTTCTTAGAGAAGTCCGCGATATCGAGAACCTCGCTAAGCCGGCGTATGGCGTCCTCGTTGTCACCATTGTCCGACGCTGCCAGAGCCGCATCGTTCTGCAGGCTCCCAAATGCTGCCGAATCAGCTTGAGGATCGAGCTGCATTAGTGCCGCGTCAAACAGAGGGACTACCTCCCGGATCCCGTATCGATCCGAAAGCTCAGCCGCGTCGTCGGCCAATATCCAAGCCCGCTGCTGAGGAGTTGCGGCCTGCAACTCGGCAGCGAGAACTAGCCGGCTGATCGCGAGCTCCTGGTCCATCCCCGCCGCGAGCGCGAGATAACCTGCGGACCGGAGCAGCTCTCCAGAGTAAGGAGGTGCCACCTGCTGATAACGCTGTGCTGCGATTGCAAACCGGTCGACTTCTGCAGCACCATACGACCGTCGCTCAAACACCTGCCTCAGAGTTCGGACGCCTCGAGACGCCCATTCGAAATCTCCTAGCTGCTCCAGTTGGGAGATTGCCGACTCTGCCTCGCTCTCGGCGCGTCCGAGCTTCTCGTCGGGATCTCCCTCATTTTCCGATTCATAATGCGCCCAGGCCAAGTAAACTGCCGCAATGTCGGCCCTTGTGCGAGACCGTTCGTGCGGGTCTCCCGGATCGACTTCGACAGCGCGTTGCAGCGCATTGATTGCCTCTGTGTAATTCTGGCTCTGCGCTAGTGCGATGCCCCGGCGGTGCTCAAAGCCTTGTAGCTGGAACCAATCACCGCTCTCTACGGCTGCGTCTCGCGCCTTAAGCAGCCAGTCAACGCTCCGCTTCAGGTCACCAAGCGCAGCATCGATCCAGGCAAGATTTCCGAGCGCCAGAACCATTTGGGGATACTCATGTCGTTGTCTCGCGCTTCTCAGTGCTTTGACGACGAGAACCCGCGCGCGATCAAGGCGGCCTTGCTCGACATCAATGGAGGACTCGGCTAGGTCGAGGCTCGCACTAAAGTGACCGTTTCGCAGGCCCCGGATGTATGGGCGAAGTTCCTTCGCTTGATCCTTGGCAGAGTCAACGTCGCCTCGAGAAAGCTCATATTGCAGAATGTTGAGCCTGACGGCCGCCACATTAAACGGATCCTCCAAGTGGTCGACAAGTTCGAGCACTCGCCTAGCGGTTCCATCCGCCCCATCAACGTCCCCAACCCTGAACTGCGCGGCGCCAAGGCTCACTAGTGCCGACACGAGCGCGGAGGTGTCCTCGCCAGATTCACTAATTCTCGCGACTGCTTGCCTTGCAGCCAACGCATCGTGCAGCAGATTTTCTGCATCAAGCACTCGAGCGGCGAGGGACAGTGCTGCAGAGGTGAGGGTGCTCGGGTCGTCCTTCGATATGAGCAAACGCGTCAGCGTCGGTAGGTCAGGTCGCCTCCCTCCTGCGCCTCTGTCTGCGCCAACTAGATACGACAGCACACTTTCGACCACGAGCTTGGCCACGACAACCGACCCCGCGCCTAGAAATCGGTCTCCAAGCTCGAGAAACGCATAGAGCGCATCATCATTTTGATTCTTGATTGCGTCGACCAGGGCTATGCCGAAGAGGTCGGCGGCGTCAGGGCGCTCCGCCCAGTCGTCTGGGAGCCCGGGGATAATCGTGCGAGGGCTCATCGTTCGTTCCGCTTCCGTCGGCGCTCCAGCTGAACCTCGCGGTGAGCGCGGATAGCAGAGCTCGTGAGTGACCGGTAAACGTGCGCCTCTAGTTCGTCAGCATTCTGAAAGTTTCTGGTGACCACCGAGGCACGCTCCGCATTGATGAACGTTTCCACCTCGTCAGGAAGTTCGTCTGGCGTTCGGATGAAGATGTAGCGCTCAGCTTCAGCCTCTTTGGCTGCCGAGTATTCGGCCTTGATGATCTCACTCAGGGGACCCGCGACCAACAGGATCAACCCGTCGCTGGTCGCAGCAATCTGTACGCACTCGCGCACTGAGTGGAGTACGCCTGCCGGCGCGTCTCGCTCCCACCACCACGCTTGATGTGCCGCGAGACTTTCTACTGCCTTGGCAGTGAGCTTTCTCTCGTCATCGAGCGAGCCATCCATCTTTGAGCTGACAAAGATACGAAGGTGCGCCTGGTCGCGGCCGTACCTGATCTCATCCGACAACTCATCCGGCAAGAGCAACACCCCAAATCTGCCGGCTCCAGCCTCAATATGAACCGAGCACGTGTGATGTTAGCGCGATCTTTGATACAGCCGAGCCCAGGGTCGAGCGTCACCCATGGGACCATCAGTGCGCGAAACCACACGGGCCGGCCGGAGGACGGGAAACCGAAAGCGGTGAGTAAACGGTGAGTTTGGCCAAAAACCATTGAGCGGGTAGTCTGGGCCACAGCCTTACTTCCCAGTGTTTTACTGGGATTCCGGGCCGCGCGAGTGTAGTTCAATGGTAGAACCTCAGCTTCCCAAGCTGATAGCGCGGGTTCGATTCCCGTCACTCGCTCCAGGTGTCGCTTCTCAAGCCAGGCGGGCTTCTCTCGTTCTATTTGGGCATGGGCGCGCTGCCTTGCCAGGATCGAGACGCCAGCGGAACGCCGACGACGCGTCCACATCATCAAGCATCCGGACAACGCACCCGGATGTCGTCGCAGAATTCCACCCCAGCGAGCTCGCCAGAACATCACCAACGAAGCTCTCCTCCAACAGCGAGATGCTCGTCGACTTCGTCTGCGCCAACGAGCACACCTACCGCGCCACAATCTACGACCGCGTTCGCGGCAAGCTGCCCGGAGTGCATCCGCAACGCCAACGCTGAGTCTGAGAAGAACCTCGTCGCGACGCACCCCACCGTCGCCGCCGAATGGCACCCTACCGCCAACGGCGACCTGCGTCCGGAGCACTTCACCCACGGTTCCAACGAAGTGGTCTTCTGGCTCTGCCCGAAGGGCCACGACTACGAGCAGCGCATCGACCGGCGCGCCGCTGGCTACCAGTGCTCCATCTGCTCACGACGACGCCTCGTCAGCGGTACCAACGACGTTGCCACCGAACACCCGAATCTCGTCAAGGAGTGGCACCCGTACCTCAACTACCCGAAGAAACCGAACGAGATCTTCCCTGGGACAGAGAAGTACTACTGGAAGTGCAAGGCGGCGGGCCACAAGACGCACCAGTCGATCCCGCACCGGCTGAAGTCCAAGGGGTGCACAGAGTGCCGGCCGGAGGAGCGGATCCTCGCACGCTGATTGCCGACGACGCGGACTCAATCCCAGTCAGTGGAGGTTGCCTCATCCCAGTGTCGCAGGACGTACGAGCCCACTTGGCGTAGGGATACATCGTCGATGTCGACGGACGCTGGATCAGCATCCCAGGCTGCCGGGTAGGACCCAGGATCCGACTCCCTCAGCATCGACACCATCGACTGGTCATTTGACAGCAAGCCTGCGACCCGAACGCGGTCCAGCGTTGGGTTCGGTCGCCGTGAAGTGATGCTCCACGTCACATTCGCTCCGGCGATCTCGTCAGCAGACCATCTGTCGGACGCGAGCGCGTCGGCTTCGATGCGTAGCAATCTTTCCGGGTTGAGCCTGCGGAGACGATCGAACCATTCGTCGACACCTTCGTCCGACAGAGGAGACACCGCGTTCTGGAGCTCGCTCGCCGCTCGCTCCTCTAAGAGTGAGCGCTGGGCTTCGATCCAATCCACATAGTGGCGCGCCCCCGACGGGTGAGCCTCATCGAGCAAGACCCCAACGTTCAGCGGGTTCAATGCCTGGGCTCTCGCGAAATCGAGGCCGTCCAGAAATGTCTGGCTGCCAAGCCTCAATACCTCCTCAGCGAACGAAAGTAATTGGCTCTCGCCCCTAACGCCGAAAGGACCCGTCCTGTAGCTGAGCTCGGGCGCATCTGCCAACTCGGAGAGGAAAGGGTAGAGAGCTTCGGCGGAAACCGCAGTTACCCAGCGACGGCGCATGGTGTTCATCGTCGCCTCTGGGGCCGCTGAGAAAAGTGCCCGCAGTTCGCCAGCCGCACGCCTAGCCTCCTCTGCCAGGTCCAGCCGGGCCAACAATCCATGAACTACAACGTCCGATACCTCTCCTGGCGGAAGGGCGTACGCGAAATATCGGTCGAAGAACGCGGGATCTCCGACTCGTTGTCTCGTTGCACTGGAGTAGCTGCGTGCCGACGGCGCCTCCTTCCGATCAGCTGCAAAGTTCGGAAACAGGTAGTCGAGGATCTCCATAACGTCTTCGCGCTGGTACGTGGCTCCGACGACAGACTCGATCGTTCCTGCCACCTGGCGGGCTACCACCTTGTTGCCGTCGTTGAGAGTCCGCAACCGGAAGCCGACGGAGACACCTGCGAACACATCCGGGTGGTCCACCACCAACTGCCAGACGCCCGGATAAGAAACGCGAAGAAGACAGATTAGGCACCAGTCAAGGAAGTTCACTTCGCCATGCAGCCGTTGCGGCAGCACCATAACGCTGTCTACAAACCTGGCGGCGATCCGCGGCGTGGGCAGCATCTGCCAGCCGAATGACTCCATTCGCCAAACGAATTCCTCCTGCGCATCTTCGTCGGCGGCGTACATCGGGTGAGTAGCGATTCCAAACTCAACGAGCGGCACCAGCACCTCGTTGCTCCACTGCGAGTGACTCATTCGTGGAACAGAGATCTTGCGTTCGACGATCTTCTCGAGATATTGCCTCGCTCGCTCTCGGCTACCGGCAATGGGCGTCTTGGCGAGCAGCTCTAGCAACGCCTCTTCGTCGTAAGCAAGGACATACACGAGGCCCGGGACGTCCCCGATCAATCGGATCAGCTTGAAGAACAGCAGAAGCTCTTCGGGAGTCAGCCGATCAAGGTCGTCCACAAGCACATACGCCGGCCCGGCGTTCTTCGAGAAGCTCTTCCTTAACTCCTCGCGAATTGAGCTTGGAGAATCCAGCCCACGAAGCGCGGAGGCCGCCTTCATGGCCGTTCCGCTCACATCGAACCCCAGCCCCTTCATAGAGGGACCGAGATAGTCGAGCGCGGTCGCTATGCGTTTGCGCGCATGCCTATCTTGTATCCGCTCCAAAAGGAAGGCTGCGAAGCCCCGGTACAAGCTCAGCTCGTCGGAGAAAAGCCATGGATTGAATTCGCGGGTATGCCCACCAAGTTCGCCACGCACGCGATCGAGGATCCATGTCTTGCCGCTTCCCCAAGAGCCCACGATGGCAAGGAAGCGGGCGCGATCATCTGTTGCGGCGTCGCCCACCACTTGCTTCACTAGCTCACCGAGTAATGCGCCGCGATCGAAACGATCCTCTTCCTCCACACTGCTAATACTGCACGCTCCTTTCCTAGTAGACCCGACGGTTACATACCCATGGAGCGATCGGCGGCCGAGCCATGCCGCGGTCCGCATGTGCGGGCTGCAGCACCGATCGGTTCTTCCCGGAGCACCGGATCGTTCATGGAACGCGGGGCGCGAACGCGGCCAACTGACCTCTCAAGCTCCAGCCATCATGACGCCGACGAACCGCCTTCCGGTGGCGCGATAGCGCGAAGGTCTAAGTGTCGTGCCGTGAAAACCATGTGAAGGTCGTAGCTGACCAGGGTGACACTCTTGGCAAACGGTCGAAGAGACAGCGCGGTGTCGATGATCTCTGAGTCGTTCTTAGGCAGAGGTCGATGGTGGAGTGACTCGAACATCAAGACCGCATAGAGGGCAGAAGATGGCCCGGATTCGCCCTGCGAGAACGGGCGGACCTCCACTCGCTGGAAGTCACTCATGAACGTGCGTTGAAGCCATCCCAATGCGAGCGTGGCGAGCCACCGGCGATCGTGCGACTCGCCGTCTATGTCCATCTTGCCGTTCGCGTGCTTCAACGTGTCTAGTTCCTCAACGACGACCGCCGGAATAGCGATAGCAATGGGCTGACCTCTACGAGTGTCCGTGAGGGCAGACCAGTCAAGGTCGGGCATCGTGCCCTTACTCCGCATCAACACGTTCGTGTCCACCACCGCCGCGTGCAGATGCTCCGGAAACGAGGAGTCCAGACTGGGTACGTTCCAAATGGCGACCTCACGCTTGAGCATCTCCTCAGCGATTTGGAGTCCGCCGATTCGCTCGTTCAACTCCAAGGCAATCAGGTCCGTCAGCGTCGCTCCATAGGCGACCGGGTCCATGACCTGAATGGTCCAATAACGTTGCGACGTCAGGAGTCGTCGAACCTCGGACGTGGGAAACGCGTTCGTGAGTAGTCGCTCCTGTGCAGCGGCCCACCCAAGGTAGTCGTTGAAAAGCGCTACAGCGGCGCTACCTCTACCCAGAACGTTGCCTGCTTCGCGGGATGCGTCCGCTATGAGCTTGATAGCGGCATTCGGGTCCACCCCCTCGTTAATGCGCACTTGCTCATCGAGTCGGGAAATGGTCATGTCTGATGGTCTTATGGACTCCGACACACAAGCAAGACCCGTTGACAGCCTGCGAAAAGGAGTCATGGCCAGCTGCCGTCGGCAATTTCCATAGGCAGCCGTCAGTGCCGACCGAAGGTTGGGTGATTTCCCCAAGGCCCCACACTTCTCATGGCGACCCTCACTCAAAGCCCAACTAGCTTGAGAATGCCCAACTAGGGCGAGACGTGACACCAGGTGTCGCTTCGTGAGCACGGTCGGCTCTTCTCGTTCTCCGCGGGCTCGGGTGTCGAGCCCTACGGTCCAGCAGGCGCCGTGCGGAACCGCGGCAGGTGCACATCGAACCGGCAGCCGGCCTCGGTGTTGCGGACCGAGATGTCCCCGTCGTGCGCGGTGACGATGCCGTGCACTATGGCCAGGCCCAGGCCCGCGCCTCCCGACACCACCCCGGCGCGCGGGGACCGCGCGGCGCTTCCCCGCCAGCCGGCGTCGAACACCTTCGCCAGGTGCTCCTCCGGGATGCCGCCGCCCTCGTCCACCACGCTGAGCACGACCGACGAGTCCGCCGCCTCGCGCACCGACACGTGGATGCCGGATCCTTCCGGGGAGTGCTCGATGGCGTTGAGGAGCAGGTTGTGGATGACGCGGGACAGTTCCCGCGCGTCCCCCCACACCGTGAGGTCGCCGTCCTGCGATTCGTTCAGCGAGACCGAGCGGGTGGCGGCGAGAGGCGAGAGATCAGCCACCGCGTCGCTGACGATGTCGTACAGCGACAGGGGGCCGAAGTCGAGCTGCAGGCTCCCGGATTGGATCTTGGACAGCTCGAACAGGTCGTCCACCATGTGACCAAGGGTCGCGCACTGGCTGCGCAGCTGGCGGTAATACCGCTCGGGATCGGCGGCGATGCCATCCTCGAGCGACTCCGCCATCGCCTGCATCGCAGCGA
Proteins encoded:
- a CDS encoding zinc-ribbon domain-containing protein encodes the protein MPGSRRQRNADDASTSSSIRTTHPDVVAEFHPSELARTSPTKLSSNSEMLVDFVCANEHTYRATIYDRVRGKLPGVHPQRQR
- a CDS encoding ArdC-like ssDNA-binding domain-containing protein, with translation MREFEIMSGKVIIRSAKARQVEAEALHASIVEQVQQLADSGQWRAFLEFARSFHNYSLNNLLLILSQNPKATIVAGFRQWQTKGRQVRKGEKAIKIFGYRERKASRDDDTDETEGEQRVVRYFPTLSVFDIAQTDPIEEAEPLPQNPTRRLTGHDDHGVIAPLTTHLQANGWSVQRAPLMNASGYTDPGLHRVTMAENLAMEHAAKTLIHETAHIELRHVEDLDEYRAHRGRMEVEAESVAYIVAGLSGFDTSAYSIGYLTGWAGEDTALVRDTAARVLEAAHTISAVVEKPH
- a CDS encoding P-loop NTPase fold protein; translated protein: MEEEDRFDRGALLGELVKQVVGDAATDDRARFLAIVGSWGSGKTWILDRVRGELGGHTREFNPWLFSDELSLYRGFAAFLLERIQDRHARKRIATALDYLGPSMKGLGFDVSGTAMKAASALRGLDSPSSIREELRKSFSKNAGPAYVLVDDLDRLTPEELLLFFKLIRLIGDVPGLVYVLAYDEEALLELLAKTPIAGSRERARQYLEKIVERKISVPRMSHSQWSNEVLVPLVEFGIATHPMYAADEDAQEEFVWRMESFGWQMLPTPRIAARFVDSVMVLPQRLHGEVNFLDWCLICLLRVSYPGVWQLVVDHPDVFAGVSVGFRLRTLNDGNKVVARQVAGTIESVVGATYQREDVMEILDYLFPNFAADRKEAPSARSYSSATRQRVGDPAFFDRYFAYALPPGEVSDVVVHGLLARLDLAEEARRAAGELRALFSAAPEATMNTMRRRWVTAVSAEALYPFLSELADAPELSYRTGPFGVRGESQLLSFAEEVLRLGSQTFLDGLDFARAQALNPLNVGVLLDEAHPSGARHYVDWIEAQRSLLEERAASELQNAVSPLSDEGVDEWFDRLRRLNPERLLRIEADALASDRWSADEIAGANVTWSITSRRPNPTLDRVRVAGLLSNDQSMVSMLRESDPGSYPAAWDADPASVDIDDVSLRQVGSYVLRHWDEATSTDWD
- a CDS encoding AAA family ATPase, which encodes MQVRGGVARWKRGQQSHGVKQAVNYAFSGVCDATITAKTADGVIAVAGYADADAVMTRYIVENGAIRDDLLTRDQLKTWVDGLDPLTGERRGRDLESPVADLILDATINAPKSFSIAAMLDPDLAAAYEDLQDRLRDRIVKLWQSELNARRGKGGAIREDLLRIEVVELRHERSRSLDPHKHRHLWLNVKVQGVDGKWSNIDTRVALRFQNVINAEGDLSSRTDPAWIHALAAKGFTLNEDGEITQLQHLVRPLSKRSAQIEANKVTRTAWWKQQHPGQEPSHDVLNQIDRWAWATGRPNKPSDLNEDDWAEVIQQELLTTDPALRQERAPIDVASASLADLDLELLAAKAIVDADARSTGTGGRFSMMDLQAGTIRAIAATGVIAEHTELAALAGQVVASTRALTVTLLDEPDVPAHIKSRMATSTAALKATIATRIEALSAPGVAAPTEEITAIAHALDPGRLLDSDQTDGASAIAGTATVVAITGAAGTGKTTMLNVAGATLRRHGRNMIIVAPTKKASTVAGRETSSAASSLHQLLHDQGWRWNTGSAGNTEWTRLLLGEIDPTTGQQYRGPRLRIRPGDRIVVDEAGMLELQAANALIDVIHRTGASVAVVGDDCQALPVGHSGAMALFRRSAFEKVQLTQIHRFRDPDWADVSARLRDSNGPVESRGIAEQLEHSGHLTHVTSEAEAHQAMVAAWLDSSRRAESIALVTATHAEAQHISEAIQAQRIASGAIDSRRFVLGQSEQPVFVGDVVQTRRNDTRTGVENRQNWVVRSISDEHLTLASVSDSSVLRRITHDYASSHLHLGYASTVYGVQGETTDRALVGPGVDAAGLYVGLTRGRLQNDVIVIAATVEAAKTELAATMQRQSTEVTIEESRAAAKLELWRAAQDDRARPRAVAQVSSPTLAR
- a CDS encoding zinc-ribbon domain-containing protein, with product MRNANAESEKNLVATHPTVAAEWHPTANGDLRPEHFTHGSNEVVFWLCPKGHDYEQRIDRRAAGYQCSICSRRRLVSGTNDVATEHPNLVKEWHPYLNYPKKPNEIFPGTEKYYWKCKAAGHKTHQSIPHRLKSKGCTECRPEERILAR